Proteins encoded together in one uncultured Desulfosarcina sp. window:
- a CDS encoding IS481 family transposase yields the protein MLNGTKTVIKHKIGLLNLAEELGNVSKACRIMGLSRDTFYRYQNAVEQGGVDALVDQNRRKPNIKNRTDEMTEAAVVAYAVEQPAFGQVRASNELRKRGVFISPSGVRCVWLRHQLARFKDRLKALEDKMAKENLILTESQVQALERKKQDDIAAGEIETAHPGYLGSQDTFYVGTLKGVGRIYQQTFIDTYAKVGFAKLYTTKTPITAADLLNDKVLPFYEKHELPLLRVLTDRGTEYCGKAETHDYQLYLAINDIEHTKTKARSPQTNGICERFHKTMLQEFYQVTFRKKIYRDIETLQFDLDRWLEQYNHERTHQGKMCCGRTPMETLEDGKRLWEEKKIA from the coding sequence ATGCTGAATGGTACCAAAACCGTCATCAAACACAAGATCGGATTGTTGAACCTGGCCGAGGAACTGGGCAACGTATCCAAAGCCTGCCGGATCATGGGGCTTTCCCGTGACACCTTTTACCGCTATCAAAACGCCGTTGAACAAGGCGGCGTCGATGCCCTCGTCGATCAAAACCGACGCAAACCCAATATTAAAAACCGCACAGACGAAATGACCGAGGCTGCTGTCGTAGCCTATGCCGTTGAACAACCGGCCTTTGGCCAAGTGCGTGCCAGCAACGAATTGCGTAAGCGGGGCGTGTTCATTTCCCCCAGTGGTGTCCGGTGTGTATGGCTGCGTCACCAATTGGCTCGCTTTAAAGACCGGCTCAAGGCCCTTGAGGACAAAATGGCCAAGGAGAATCTGATTCTTACCGAAAGCCAGGTCCAGGCATTAGAACGGAAAAAGCAAGACGACATCGCTGCTGGGGAGATCGAGACGGCTCATCCAGGTTATCTGGGATCACAGGATACCTTTTATGTCGGAACCCTTAAGGGCGTGGGCAGGATCTATCAGCAAACCTTTATCGATACGTATGCCAAGGTCGGTTTTGCCAAACTCTATACCACCAAGACGCCGATCACTGCTGCCGATTTGCTCAATGATAAGGTGCTGCCCTTTTATGAAAAGCATGAGTTGCCGCTGCTTCGCGTCTTAACCGACAGGGGTACCGAGTATTGCGGCAAAGCCGAAACCCACGACTATCAATTGTATCTGGCTATTAACGACATCGAACACACCAAGACCAAGGCCAGATCGCCGCAAACCAACGGCATCTGCGAACGGTTCCATAAAACCATGCTGCAGGAATTTTATCAGGTGACCTTCAGAAAGAAGATTTATCGGGATATCGAAACGCTTCAGTTTGATCTTGACCGGTGGCTTGAGCAGTATAATCATGAGCGAACGCATCAGGGAAAAATGTGCTGCGGCAGAACCCCGATGGAAACCCTTGAAGATGGCAAACGACTCTGGGAAGAGAAAAAAATAGCCTGA
- a CDS encoding helix-turn-helix transcriptional regulator translates to MTHKTLGKDGLPLAVKQKLTEVGQQIRLARKRRKMTMQDLAGRMFVTRKTLGRLEAGDPGVSLGVLAAALLALGLENDLARLARPEDDTVGNILDREHHEKTQRIRPARGKVDMNF, encoded by the coding sequence ATGACTCATAAAACACTTGGAAAAGATGGGTTGCCCCTGGCCGTGAAACAAAAACTGACCGAAGTGGGGCAACAGATCCGGCTGGCCCGCAAACGGCGCAAGATGACCATGCAGGACCTGGCAGGGCGCATGTTCGTGACCCGCAAAACGCTCGGCCGCCTTGAAGCCGGTGACCCGGGGGTGAGTCTTGGCGTGCTGGCCGCCGCGCTGCTCGCGCTGGGATTGGAAAACGACCTGGCCCGCTTGGCCCGTCCTGAAGACGATACGGTGGGCAACATCCTTGATCGTGAGCACCATGAAAAAACCCAGCGCATACGGCCTGCCCGCGGCAAGGTGGATATGAATTTCTGA
- a CDS encoding DUF2889 domain-containing protein, with the protein MNVKDRVKNGGKAVHNRKIDIATYEGAADSVIVQGILHDERLVETYRPNGAIQPPGTIHHMMIWMEVKGPNLVIEDIEVEMPTIPLQECLETQGCLDRLKGMPIVSGFTAKAKDLIGGVNGCCHLLALLTAMAPAAVQGAWSAVIQQPIEQEMVLDMAVDRVKNTCWVWREDGPLIKEWKEGIGPR; encoded by the coding sequence GTGAATGTAAAAGACCGAGTAAAGAACGGCGGCAAAGCCGTTCACAACCGGAAAATCGATATCGCAACCTATGAAGGGGCCGCCGATTCCGTTATCGTTCAAGGTATCCTGCACGATGAACGTCTGGTGGAAACCTATCGCCCGAATGGAGCGATCCAACCTCCCGGCACCATACACCACATGATGATCTGGATGGAGGTCAAGGGTCCGAACCTGGTTATCGAGGACATCGAAGTCGAAATGCCCACGATTCCATTGCAAGAGTGCCTTGAGACCCAGGGATGTCTTGATCGACTGAAAGGTATGCCCATAGTGAGCGGGTTCACCGCCAAAGCGAAAGATCTGATCGGTGGGGTGAACGGATGCTGCCATTTGCTGGCATTGCTTACGGCGATGGCTCCTGCCGCCGTGCAGGGGGCCTGGAGTGCCGTCATCCAGCAGCCGATCGAGCAGGAAATGGTTCTGGATATGGCGGTTGACCGGGTGAAGAATACCTGCTGGGTCTGGCGAGAAGACGGGCCGTTGATCAAGGAATGGAAAGAAGGGATCGGGCCGCGATAG
- a CDS encoding IS110 family transposase — MKTYAGIDLHSSNSFIGVINQNDKKLHSRRHENNLKEILKVLGKYKKSLQGVVVESTYNWYWLVDGLMEKGYKVHLANPSAIQQYKGLKNRDDKYDAFWLAHLLRLGILPEGYIYPKSLRSIRDLFRRRIMFVKQRTTQILSLQSMIARNKGVEQNASAIARFRDDFIRQMFDSPHLVSTARYQIETIRFLEKQIKEIETEVAGIVEIDKAYRNLLSITGIGRILATTIMLEVGDIHRFKNVGNYSSYCRCVKAQCTSNGKKKGNNNRKNGNRYLAWAYVEAANHNKRSCPRSRKFVERKTAEKNYTVAIKALANKLSKASYFIMRDQTTFDPAMLFR, encoded by the coding sequence ATGAAAACCTACGCTGGAATCGATCTTCATTCAAGTAATAGTTTTATCGGGGTGATCAACCAGAATGACAAAAAGCTGCATAGCCGTCGTCATGAGAACAATCTCAAAGAAATTCTGAAGGTGCTTGGCAAGTATAAAAAAAGCCTTCAAGGAGTTGTCGTCGAATCGACCTATAACTGGTATTGGCTGGTTGATGGATTGATGGAAAAGGGCTACAAGGTCCATTTGGCCAACCCATCCGCCATCCAGCAATACAAAGGGTTAAAAAACAGGGATGATAAGTATGATGCGTTTTGGCTTGCGCACTTGCTTAGACTCGGCATCCTGCCGGAAGGCTATATTTACCCCAAGTCATTACGTTCGATAAGGGACCTGTTTCGAAGAAGAATCATGTTTGTAAAACAACGGACAACCCAAATCCTGAGTTTGCAAAGCATGATTGCCCGCAACAAGGGGGTGGAGCAAAACGCCAGTGCCATCGCTCGATTTCGGGATGATTTCATCCGGCAAATGTTCGATAGTCCGCATCTGGTATCCACCGCCCGTTACCAAATAGAAACGATTCGTTTTCTTGAAAAGCAAATCAAGGAGATTGAGACGGAAGTAGCGGGAATCGTAGAAATAGACAAGGCTTATCGGAATTTACTGAGCATTACCGGAATCGGGCGGATTTTGGCAACGACCATCATGCTTGAGGTAGGAGATATTCATAGGTTTAAAAATGTAGGCAACTACTCATCATATTGCCGTTGCGTCAAGGCACAGTGTACATCCAACGGCAAAAAGAAAGGAAACAACAACCGTAAAAACGGAAACCGCTACCTGGCCTGGGCCTATGTGGAAGCAGCCAACCATAACAAAAGAAGTTGCCCTCGGTCACGGAAGTTTGTCGAGCGCAAGACGGCTGAAAAGAATTATACGGTAGCGATTAAGGCTCTTGCCAATAAATTGAGCAAGGCATCGTACTTTATCATGAGAGATCAAACAACATTCGATCCTGCGATGTTGTTCAGATAG
- a CDS encoding class I SAM-dependent methyltransferase: protein MTEKDRTKWDAKYLEKLGGTEPSYVLEKYCSLAPVGKALDIACGNGRNSIFLAEKGFVVDAVDISKVATDQLTGRHPNINVICTDLDTWTIPPNFYDLIINIRFLDRRLFPMIQEGLKPGGILIFESFMDGKKDEYCLKKNELLDAFRSLRVVYYEEKKIDPDEKFDQIVSLVAINTGKLLM from the coding sequence ATGACGGAAAAAGACCGAACAAAATGGGATGCAAAATATCTGGAAAAGCTTGGCGGCACTGAACCTTCCTACGTACTTGAGAAGTATTGCTCCCTGGCACCAGTTGGCAAAGCTTTGGACATCGCCTGTGGGAACGGCAGAAACAGTATCTTCCTGGCTGAAAAAGGATTCGTTGTGGATGCCGTGGATATTTCGAAAGTGGCCACCGACCAACTGACAGGCAGGCATCCGAATATCAATGTCATTTGCACAGATCTGGATACGTGGACTATCCCGCCGAATTTCTATGATCTGATCATCAACATCCGATTTCTGGACAGACGTCTTTTCCCGATGATTCAGGAGGGGCTTAAGCCTGGCGGCATCCTGATTTTTGAATCATTTATGGATGGTAAAAAGGATGAGTATTGTCTAAAAAAGAACGAACTGCTTGATGCTTTCCGGTCGCTACGAGTCGTCTATTACGAGGAAAAAAAGATAGACCCAGATGAAAAGTTCGATCAGATTGTTTCACTTGTTGCGATCAATACGGGAAAACTTTTGATGTGA
- a CDS encoding HipA domain-containing protein, with translation MARENSAYVFIHLGGTWVPCGYLTIFEDGRQIVSTFQYGRKYLQRPDAIAIDPVQLPLGETLFRSTPACPLFGGIRDAAPDGWGRHLLDRAAEPQSPGEFEYLTALPVENRTGALGFGRSLEEGPAPINPGWENYPPHGAALDLADMIATVDRIEQGESLSPRHLRFLLRGSSLGGAQPKAPTLHDGCQWIAKFGREREAWSTCRIEHANLRLAARCGIDVPNSKVLTVGDRDVFLIERFDRDPSGDPIPFISATTLLVTDRIDSGSYQEIAVQMRRYMAAPNVAEDLRQLFMRMVFNILCNNADDHLRNHGFIHQPGHGWRLSPAYDVVPQPDMGPGVPRNLTLGVGMDGSRRATLANALSVCPVFGLTQDDGRQIIGRLKQTFLAEWPSVYTRSGVSDRDFPFLKEAFANHLV, from the coding sequence ATGGCCAGAGAGAACAGTGCTTACGTATTCATCCATCTTGGCGGTACGTGGGTGCCGTGCGGTTATCTGACAATTTTCGAAGACGGCCGCCAGATCGTTTCCACGTTCCAGTACGGACGCAAGTATCTCCAGCGTCCGGATGCCATTGCCATCGATCCGGTGCAGCTTCCTCTGGGAGAAACCCTGTTTCGTTCCACGCCTGCCTGCCCGCTGTTCGGCGGTATTCGGGACGCGGCTCCCGACGGTTGGGGGAGACATCTGTTGGACCGGGCAGCTGAGCCTCAGTCTCCGGGAGAATTCGAATATCTCACCGCCCTGCCGGTGGAAAATCGAACCGGTGCCCTCGGATTCGGACGATCCCTGGAAGAAGGACCGGCTCCCATCAATCCCGGTTGGGAAAATTATCCGCCCCACGGCGCAGCCCTCGACCTGGCGGATATGATTGCAACGGTGGATCGGATCGAACAGGGAGAAAGCCTGTCACCCCGGCATCTCCGGTTTCTCCTGCGCGGCAGCTCGCTGGGCGGTGCGCAACCCAAAGCACCGACACTGCACGACGGCTGCCAATGGATCGCCAAGTTCGGCCGGGAGCGTGAAGCGTGGAGCACCTGCCGGATCGAGCACGCCAATCTTCGCCTGGCCGCCCGCTGCGGAATCGATGTGCCAAATTCTAAAGTTCTGACGGTGGGCGACAGGGACGTCTTTTTGATTGAACGTTTCGACCGCGACCCTTCGGGCGACCCGATCCCGTTTATCTCGGCCACCACCTTGCTGGTCACCGATCGGATCGATTCTGGCAGCTATCAGGAGATCGCCGTTCAGATGAGAAGGTATATGGCGGCACCGAATGTGGCGGAAGACCTGAGGCAGCTTTTCATGCGGATGGTTTTCAATATCCTGTGCAACAATGCCGACGATCATCTGCGCAACCACGGATTCATTCATCAGCCTGGTCACGGCTGGCGGCTTTCACCGGCATACGACGTCGTTCCTCAACCGGATATGGGACCGGGTGTGCCCCGCAACCTTACCTTGGGCGTCGGCATGGACGGCAGCCGCCGTGCGACCCTGGCAAACGCGCTTTCCGTGTGCCCGGTCTTCGGCCTGACCCAGGATGACGGTCGACAGATCATCGGCCGCCTCAAGCAAACGTTCTTAGCCGAATGGCCGTCGGTCTATACCCGCTCCGGTGTATCCGATAGAGATTTCCCCTTCCTGAAAGAAGCCTTCGCTAACCACCTGGTGTGA
- a CDS encoding sulfatase, whose protein sequence is MSANKTRRSTRWFFGILVCFVCMIAAGGWMLLKQKTVDDFLGEYPPDAKKTKAQIINTEAPKPNVIVIVADDLGYGDIGAYGNKVIKTPNIDSLAAGGLRFTSFYACNSICGPSRAGLLTGRYPFRSGIIGNTYPKDEALGKRAARRAGVLLKELGVLDIREDYVARGISEHELTLAEALKTAGYQTGVIGKWHLGDYSSDPRYNPVRHGFDSYLGVPYSNDMLPLPLYRNESEVEADIGNDEDQARLTGLYTDEALRFIKGAEEPFFLYLAHTFPHQPLYASEPFKNGSKAGRFGDAVEEIDWSVGRIVDLLRKRKIEENTLVIFTSDNGPWYEGNPGVFRGRKGQSLEGGFRVPFIARWPARIPFNAVCEAAAMNIDLYPTLFELAGLKLPEDRSIDGRNMLGLLTGEDDRDTHEAFYFYHYDQLEAIRAGKWKYYRRVNRYTWPIPLDAAKIPNQLGKKQIGDRWPLLYDLELDPSESYNLRKTRPDVAAQMEKRLQSWEKANQSNPRGFAGNRM, encoded by the coding sequence GTGAGCGCTAATAAAACCAGACGATCGACCCGGTGGTTTTTCGGAATCCTTGTATGCTTCGTATGTATGATTGCAGCAGGCGGCTGGATGCTGCTCAAGCAGAAAACGGTCGACGATTTTCTCGGAGAATATCCTCCGGACGCAAAAAAAACCAAAGCGCAAATCATCAATACAGAGGCCCCCAAACCCAATGTGATTGTGATCGTTGCCGATGACCTTGGTTATGGCGACATCGGCGCCTATGGGAACAAGGTTATCAAAACGCCGAATATCGATTCCCTTGCGGCAGGCGGTCTGCGGTTCACCAGTTTCTACGCCTGCAATTCAATCTGCGGCCCTTCACGGGCCGGATTGCTCACCGGCCGCTACCCGTTCCGCTCGGGAATTATCGGCAACACCTACCCCAAAGATGAGGCCTTGGGAAAACGTGCGGCCAGACGCGCCGGGGTATTGCTTAAAGAATTGGGGGTGCTGGATATCCGTGAAGATTATGTGGCCCGTGGAATATCGGAACACGAACTGACTCTGGCCGAAGCCCTGAAAACGGCCGGCTATCAGACCGGCGTCATCGGTAAATGGCACCTGGGCGATTATTCGAGCGACCCGCGCTACAATCCGGTCAGACACGGTTTCGACAGCTATCTGGGGGTGCCCTACAGCAACGATATGCTGCCCTTGCCGTTGTACCGGAACGAATCCGAGGTCGAAGCGGACATCGGCAACGACGAGGATCAGGCCCGTTTAACCGGGCTATACACGGATGAGGCGCTTCGATTCATAAAAGGCGCGGAAGAACCGTTTTTTCTTTACCTGGCCCACACCTTCCCCCATCAACCCCTGTATGCCTCCGAACCCTTCAAGAACGGTTCGAAAGCCGGGAGATTCGGCGATGCGGTGGAAGAAATCGACTGGAGCGTAGGCCGCATCGTCGATCTGCTCCGAAAACGGAAGATCGAGGAAAACACGCTGGTCATTTTCACCAGCGACAACGGTCCCTGGTACGAAGGCAACCCCGGAGTCTTCCGCGGCAGAAAGGGCCAGAGCCTGGAAGGCGGATTCAGGGTGCCGTTCATCGCCAGGTGGCCGGCAAGGATTCCTTTCAATGCCGTCTGCGAGGCTGCGGCCATGAACATAGACCTGTATCCCACCCTATTCGAACTGGCCGGGCTGAAACTTCCGGAAGATCGTTCGATCGACGGGCGGAATATGCTCGGACTTTTGACCGGCGAGGATGACCGCGACACCCACGAAGCCTTTTATTTTTATCATTACGACCAGCTCGAGGCTATCCGCGCCGGCAAATGGAAATATTATCGGCGGGTGAACCGCTACACCTGGCCCATCCCCCTGGATGCGGCAAAAATTCCGAATCAATTGGGCAAGAAACAGATTGGCGACCGATGGCCCTTGCTCTACGACCTGGAGCTGGACCCAAGCGAATCCTACAACCTTCGTAAAACCCGCCCGGATGTTGCCGCGCAGATGGAAAAGCGGCTTCAATCGTGGGAAAAGGCCAATCAATCAAATCCGCGTGGGTTTGCGGGGAACCGGATGTAA
- a CDS encoding transporter substrate-binding domain-containing protein, which translates to MLCYLEKNMFVFQYIGFLKKFKKTLIAFAVLSALLQFIVPLEAEADKTVKVGLYHNKPLVFMDNNGKAKGIFVDILEHIAQKEQWTLEFVYGSWPECIDRLEAGEIDLIAAMAYSKERAKKYDFTYETVITNWGQVYVAKGSNISSVLDLDQKKIAVKMEDIHFLGIKELTSKFNMNCRFIEADGYDVVFELIEADRVQAGVVNRLYGIENKGNYPVQETSIMFNPIEVRFASPKDSGRDLLSVIDKHLHRMHDEKDPFYSQTLNHWLVAPSEWILPNPIKYTLIGIASLLFLFALTNLTLRFKVKKRTRELSTANVKLKNEVDIRMKAEEELRKYERIVASSTDHMVMVDLSYTYQAINDAALNVLKKSRTQVIGKKIWNIVGDIFPVEVHKKRLDRAFSGQVVKYRTWIHLPGRGRRYMDLVCTPYAHSGNQIAGCVIISRDITDLYELEKKLENAQKMEFMGTIAGGVAHDLNNILSGIVSYPDLLLMQLPEDSSLKKPIRTIKKSGEKAAVIVQDLLTLARRGVACKEHVDLNDIVTQFLASPECMKIKSFHKRVTIKTDLANSLKPISGSSVHLSKTVMNLVSNAAEAMPDGGQVSIKTENIQTGEVCLEDVDGVNNCECVLLEIADTGSGISKDDMEKIFEPFYTKKVMGRSGTGLGLAVVWGTIMDHHGHIHVESDGKNGSRFKLYFPASQDDDMSAIRRPDEIDFKGNGERILIVDDLDDQREIASNILSTLGYRVSAALSGEDAISYLRGETADLVILDMLMPPGMDGLETFEEILKIRPGQKAVIASGFAETDRVKKALDIGVGQFIRKPYNIKDVGMAIRKELEK; encoded by the coding sequence ATGCTCTGCTATTTGGAGAAGAATATGTTTGTTTTTCAATATATTGGATTTCTAAAAAAGTTTAAAAAGACCTTGATCGCTTTTGCTGTTCTGTCGGCGCTGCTTCAATTCATAGTACCGCTCGAGGCTGAAGCAGACAAAACGGTCAAGGTTGGGCTATATCACAACAAACCGCTTGTATTTATGGATAACAATGGAAAGGCGAAAGGCATTTTTGTCGATATTCTGGAGCACATCGCGCAAAAAGAGCAGTGGACCCTTGAATTCGTGTATGGGTCGTGGCCGGAATGCATCGATAGACTGGAGGCCGGCGAGATTGACCTGATAGCAGCGATGGCCTACTCGAAGGAGCGGGCGAAAAAATACGATTTTACATATGAGACGGTAATTACGAATTGGGGGCAGGTATATGTCGCCAAGGGCTCCAATATCAGTTCAGTTTTGGATCTGGATCAAAAAAAGATCGCCGTGAAAATGGAAGATATCCATTTTCTTGGAATTAAAGAGCTGACATCGAAATTCAATATGAATTGCCGGTTCATCGAGGCGGATGGATACGATGTCGTATTTGAACTGATTGAAGCGGATCGGGTCCAGGCCGGGGTTGTAAACAGGCTTTATGGTATCGAGAATAAAGGCAATTACCCTGTTCAGGAAACGTCCATCATGTTCAACCCGATCGAGGTAAGATTTGCATCGCCAAAGGATTCGGGGCGCGACCTGCTTTCCGTTATCGATAAGCATCTGCATAGAATGCACGATGAAAAAGATCCGTTTTACAGCCAGACGCTGAACCATTGGCTCGTCGCACCGTCTGAATGGATTCTGCCCAACCCGATCAAGTACACACTCATTGGCATTGCCTCTTTGTTGTTCCTATTTGCATTAACCAACCTGACGCTTCGATTCAAAGTAAAAAAGCGGACCCGAGAGTTGTCCACCGCCAACGTAAAACTGAAAAATGAAGTCGACATCCGAATGAAGGCCGAGGAGGAACTGCGCAAATACGAGAGAATCGTAGCGTCGTCAACCGACCACATGGTAATGGTCGATCTGTCTTATACCTATCAGGCCATTAATGATGCGGCGCTTAATGTGCTTAAAAAATCTCGAACACAAGTGATCGGAAAAAAGATCTGGAATATTGTAGGTGACATCTTTCCTGTCGAAGTCCATAAGAAAAGACTGGACAGGGCTTTCTCCGGCCAGGTGGTTAAATACAGAACCTGGATTCATCTTCCAGGGCGTGGCCGTAGATATATGGATCTCGTTTGCACGCCATACGCACATTCCGGCAACCAGATAGCGGGCTGTGTGATTATTTCACGCGATATCACGGATCTTTATGAACTCGAAAAGAAACTGGAGAACGCCCAGAAAATGGAGTTTATGGGCACCATTGCAGGAGGCGTTGCCCACGATTTAAACAATATTCTTTCCGGTATCGTCAGCTATCCGGATCTTCTTCTTATGCAATTGCCGGAGGACAGTTCTTTAAAAAAGCCTATCCGGACCATTAAAAAATCGGGTGAGAAGGCCGCCGTTATCGTACAGGACCTTCTGACATTGGCCCGGCGGGGTGTGGCCTGCAAGGAGCATGTTGACCTGAACGATATCGTCACGCAATTTCTTGCCAGTCCGGAATGCATGAAAATTAAGTCGTTTCACAAAAGGGTGACCATAAAAACGGATCTGGCGAACTCGTTGAAACCTATCTCCGGATCTTCCGTTCATCTGTCGAAAACCGTGATGAACCTTGTTTCCAATGCCGCAGAGGCCATGCCCGATGGTGGGCAGGTCAGCATAAAGACAGAGAACATTCAAACGGGTGAAGTGTGTTTGGAGGATGTTGACGGGGTAAATAACTGCGAGTGCGTTCTGCTGGAGATTGCGGACACCGGTTCGGGGATATCCAAGGACGACATGGAGAAGATCTTTGAACCGTTTTACACGAAAAAGGTTATGGGGCGAAGCGGAACGGGACTAGGCCTGGCCGTTGTCTGGGGGACGATCATGGATCACCATGGCCATATCCATGTGGAAAGCGACGGGAAAAATGGTTCGCGGTTTAAATTGTATTTCCCTGCAAGCCAGGATGACGACATGTCAGCTATCCGAAGACCGGACGAAATCGATTTTAAAGGAAACGGCGAACGAATATTGATTGTCGACGATCTCGACGACCAAAGAGAGATCGCATCGAATATTCTTTCTACGTTGGGGTATCGTGTATCTGCCGCATTGAGCGGCGAGGATGCGATATCCTATTTGCGTGGAGAAACCGCAGATCTGGTGATTCTGGACATGCTCATGCCGCCCGGGATGGATGGTCTGGAGACGTTTGAAGAAATATTAAAAATCAGGCCCGGGCAGAAAGCGGTCATTGCCAGTGGATTTGCCGAGACGGATCGTGTGAAAAAGGCGCTGGACATCGGCGTCGGTCAATTCATCAGAAAACCATACAACATTAAAGATGTTGGCATGGCGATAAGAAAAGAACTGGAAAAATAG
- a CDS encoding transposase encodes MFILHDILEKLKNEFPQSRKGQERGIWFTYTIMAIIVPFASSRTSCILRCLRSLFGFTGIRRKRFYTFMASPKIPWKRLWQTLWKMIPQPLTGGRLLLALDDYVNPKTGKKIFGCEKIFDHAAKQNQSKYPWAQNVVTVGLLKIVKGRWACLPLSYRFYHLKKSIARMHRQGGPKLAFTSKMAMAVDMITDVAGVFGRKRIIVTTDSWFGNNGLWKPLHDRLGIWIDMISRLRSNSNLFDLPGPHVSSRVGRPRKYGRKLGNAASMAAYYRSLAQEYTVNLYGRDRTILAYERVVMLKTMRCAVKVVWVYRQTQWVAFFSTDMSLSVRQIVEYYGARWKIEALFKELKRDIGSAETQTRHPQAVGNHLHFCMLATTVAWIYASRAEKTPTRRHAVDGRSHFAFSDVRRSIAKAAMDDNFRRLFPGPRISVINSLVDVLLHMAA; translated from the coding sequence ATGTTCATCCTACACGACATTCTCGAAAAACTCAAAAACGAATTCCCGCAGTCTCGAAAAGGTCAAGAGCGCGGAATCTGGTTCACCTATACGATCATGGCGATCATCGTGCCTTTCGCCTCGTCCAGGACATCGTGCATCCTCCGGTGTCTCAGATCCCTGTTCGGCTTTACCGGGATACGGCGAAAACGATTCTACACGTTCATGGCATCTCCAAAGATACCATGGAAACGATTGTGGCAGACGCTGTGGAAAATGATTCCCCAACCACTGACCGGCGGGCGGCTGTTGCTGGCACTGGATGACTATGTCAACCCCAAAACGGGCAAGAAAATCTTCGGATGCGAAAAGATATTCGATCATGCTGCCAAACAGAATCAGTCGAAATATCCGTGGGCACAGAATGTCGTTACCGTGGGACTGCTGAAGATCGTCAAGGGACGATGGGCGTGCCTGCCCTTGAGCTACCGCTTCTATCACCTGAAAAAGAGCATTGCCCGCATGCATCGCCAAGGCGGGCCGAAATTGGCGTTTACCAGCAAGATGGCCATGGCTGTCGACATGATCACAGATGTTGCCGGGGTCTTTGGTCGAAAGCGGATCATCGTCACCACCGATTCCTGGTTCGGTAACAATGGCTTGTGGAAGCCGCTGCATGATCGACTGGGAATATGGATTGACATGATTTCCCGGCTCAGATCGAACAGCAATCTGTTCGATCTGCCCGGTCCGCATGTCAGCAGTCGGGTGGGGCGGCCCCGAAAATACGGCCGGAAATTGGGCAATGCGGCGTCGATGGCTGCGTATTACAGATCTCTGGCACAGGAATACACCGTCAATTTGTATGGCCGCGACAGGACCATCTTGGCCTATGAGCGTGTGGTCATGCTCAAAACGATGCGCTGTGCCGTCAAAGTGGTTTGGGTTTATCGACAAACCCAGTGGGTGGCTTTTTTCTCAACCGACATGTCCCTGTCCGTTCGACAGATCGTTGAGTATTATGGTGCCCGCTGGAAAATCGAAGCCCTGTTCAAAGAACTGAAACGCGACATCGGCAGTGCCGAAACGCAAACCCGTCATCCGCAGGCGGTCGGCAACCACCTGCACTTTTGCATGCTGGCGACCACCGTCGCCTGGATCTATGCAAGTCGGGCCGAGAAGACACCAACCCGTCGGCATGCAGTTGATGGCCGGAGCCATTTTGCCTTCTCGGACGTTCGCCGATCGATAGCCAAAGCCGCCATGGACGATAATTTTCGTAGGCTTTTCCCTGGCCCACGTATATCCGTCATAAATTCACTGGTGGACGTACTGCTGCACATGGCGGCGTGA
- a CDS encoding type II toxin-antitoxin system HicB family antitoxin, producing MPKVQVKMQLRIPVEIHKKDKWYVASCPVLDVITQGKTENSAKKNLGDALELFLTTCFEMGTLDEVLKKCGFELRPAKKSSKSERFVQVPPKDYLDGLVSI from the coding sequence ATGCCAAAAGTCCAAGTCAAGATGCAATTGCGAATTCCTGTTGAAATTCATAAAAAGGACAAGTGGTATGTTGCATCTTGCCCAGTGCTTGACGTAATTACACAGGGCAAAACGGAGAATAGTGCCAAGAAGAATTTAGGCGATGCTCTTGAGCTTTTTCTTACTACTTGTTTTGAAATGGGTACGCTGGATGAGGTGTTAAAGAAATGTGGTTTTGAACTCAGGCCTGCAAAAAAAAGTTCGAAATCTGAGCGGTTTGTACAAGTTCCTCCAAAAGATTATTTAGATGGATTAGTTTCGATTTGA